The following proteins are encoded in a genomic region of [Eubacterium] hominis:
- a CDS encoding 2-C-methyl-D-erythritol 2,4-cyclodiphosphate synthase, protein MFRIGQSTDIHQLVEGRKLIIGGVEIPHTKGLLGHSDADVLTHAIAESILGALALGDLGKHFPDTDPAYKDMDSIWMLGKVYDMMTEKGYRINNLDALVMIERPKMAPHIEAMRKNIANALHCDLEAVSIKATRGEKMGFVGREEGVQAQCVTLLTSI, encoded by the coding sequence ATGTTTCGTATAGGACAATCCACGGATATACATCAATTGGTAGAAGGAAGAAAACTTATCATCGGGGGTGTGGAAATTCCACATACCAAAGGTTTATTAGGGCATTCTGATGCGGATGTGCTAACACATGCAATCGCAGAAAGTATTTTGGGAGCTTTAGCATTGGGAGATTTAGGAAAACATTTTCCTGATACAGATCCTGCATATAAAGATATGGATAGTATCTGGATGCTTGGCAAAGTGTATGATATGATGACAGAAAAAGGGTATCGTATCAATAATCTTGATGCACTTGTTATGATTGAACGACCAAAGATGGCACCCCATATTGAAGCTATGCGCAAGAATATTGCGAATGCTTTACATTGTGATCTGGAGGCAGTATCTATCAAGGCAACTCGTGGAGAAAAGATGGGTTTTGTAGGTAGAGAAGAAGGCGTGCAGGCACAATGTGTAACCCTTTTAACAAGTATTTAG
- a CDS encoding response regulator transcription factor, with the protein MKIALCDDEFTILEELSTLLKDMGHEVDCFHDPRQLIDKKYPLYFLDIGMEEMNGIETGNQLRKLYPNCCIVYLTNFDDYRAQAFGVHAFDYLKKPIQKSDIERVLQDVKSMVTQVELLCSFHTKDGVLQLPTDDILYFEFLGRNVILHTLKQEYIMSKSLHEIADEMKDYDFVMPHKSFCINLKHVKLLKGYDITMINGDLIPLSQKRSTSFRSELNDYLYRQIKR; encoded by the coding sequence ATGAAGATAGCATTATGTGACGATGAATTTACAATATTGGAAGAACTAAGTACACTGTTGAAAGATATGGGACATGAGGTGGATTGTTTCCATGATCCAAGACAGTTGATAGATAAAAAATATCCGCTATACTTTTTAGATATTGGGATGGAGGAAATGAATGGGATAGAAACTGGAAATCAGTTAAGAAAGCTGTATCCAAACTGTTGTATTGTCTATCTCACAAACTTTGACGATTATCGAGCGCAGGCTTTTGGCGTACATGCGTTTGATTATCTAAAGAAACCAATTCAAAAATCAGATATAGAAAGGGTTTTGCAGGATGTGAAATCGATGGTTACACAAGTGGAATTATTATGCAGTTTTCATACAAAAGATGGTGTACTACAACTTCCTACTGATGATATCCTGTACTTTGAATTCTTAGGAAGGAATGTGATTCTGCATACTTTGAAACAGGAATATATCATGAGTAAAAGCCTGCATGAAATTGCGGATGAGATGAAAGATTATGACTTTGTTATGCCACATAAAAGTTTCTGTATCAACTTAAAGCATGTAAAACTTTTAAAAGGTTATGATATCACGATGATCAATGGTGATTTGATTCCCTTATCGCAAAAGCGAAGTACCAGTTTCCGAAGTGAATTAAACGATTATTTATATCGTCAGATTAAGAGGTAA
- a CDS encoding manganese efflux pump: MSVISIFMIGIGLSMDAFAVSIAKGMTMKKQEVWKYAIILGFFFGLFQAGMPVIGWWVGSYFQELISSVDHWIAFGLLAVIGLNMIREAVKGEEDVDSSLTLSTIIVLAIATSIDALAVGISFAFLQVNIWMAASIIGITTFVLSIIAVVIGNRLGGVLEKYAGILGGIILIGISTKILIEHLFF, from the coding sequence ATGAGTGTAATTTCAATTTTTATGATTGGTATTGGATTGAGTATGGATGCCTTTGCGGTAAGTATCGCAAAAGGTATGACAATGAAGAAACAGGAAGTTTGGAAATATGCGATCATCCTTGGATTCTTCTTTGGTTTATTTCAGGCTGGTATGCCCGTAATCGGATGGTGGGTAGGAAGTTATTTTCAAGAATTAATTTCAAGTGTCGATCATTGGATTGCATTTGGTTTATTGGCAGTCATCGGATTAAATATGATAAGAGAAGCCGTTAAAGGAGAAGAGGATGTTGATAGTTCCTTAACGTTATCTACGATTATCGTATTAGCAATTGCGACATCTATAGATGCTCTAGCCGTAGGCATTAGCTTTGCATTTCTTCAGGTAAACATCTGGATGGCAGCTTCCATTATCGGTATTACCACTTTTGTATTAAGTATTATCGCTGTTGTGATCGGCAATCGATTAGGTGGTGTTCTTGAAAAGTATGCAGGCATTCTTGGTGGTATCATCTTAATTGGTATTAGTACTAAAATTTTGATTGAACATCTATTTTTCTAA
- a CDS encoding ABC transporter ATP-binding protein, which yields MEKIVTVKNLSKSYGKQLVLDDISFEIYKGEIVGFIGPNGAGKSTLMKCMCNLINIDAGSINICGYDLVKDRKNALKKQASLIEGPGLFLTMTGLQNIKLFASLHDVSKQRLQEMIDYSRLGKHINKKVSAYSLGMKQRLALAIALLSEPNFLMLDEPMNGLDPTGIFELREELRNMVNKYNMALLISSHQLNEIEKIADRIIYLDHGKINEVEKNSTTTKYIIKLDKALTNYNNDYECMAIDNLSYQFTIKDEKELSQLIQNLVLQKLNILDVIKIEDDLEDEYSKIYEVTK from the coding sequence ATGGAAAAAATTGTTACAGTAAAAAATTTGTCTAAATCTTATGGAAAACAACTTGTTTTAGATGATATTTCTTTTGAAATATATAAAGGCGAGATTGTTGGCTTCATAGGGCCTAACGGTGCTGGTAAAAGTACTTTGATGAAATGTATGTGTAATCTGATTAATATTGATGCCGGCTCCATTAATATATGTGGATATGATTTAGTGAAAGATAGAAAAAACGCTCTGAAAAAGCAAGCCTCATTGATCGAAGGACCTGGCCTTTTTCTGACTATGACCGGTTTACAAAATATAAAATTATTTGCCAGCCTGCATGATGTATCTAAACAAAGATTACAAGAAATGATTGATTATAGTAGATTAGGAAAACATATAAACAAAAAAGTGTCAGCATATTCATTAGGAATGAAGCAGCGTTTAGCCTTAGCTATTGCTTTGTTAAGCGAACCAAATTTTCTTATGCTAGATGAACCAATGAATGGTTTGGATCCAACAGGTATATTTGAGTTGAGAGAAGAATTAAGAAATATGGTGAATAAATATAACATGGCGCTTTTAATATCCTCACACCAATTAAATGAGATTGAGAAAATCGCGGATAGAATTATCTATTTAGACCATGGAAAAATAAATGAAGTGGAGAAAAATTCTACGACAACCAAATATATTATCAAATTAGATAAGGCATTAACAAATTATAATAATGATTATGAGTGTATGGCAATTGATAATCTATCCTATCAATTTACGATTAAGGATGAAAAAGAATTATCTCAATTAATTCAAAATTTGGTTTTACAAAAACTGAATATTTTGGATGTGATAAAAATAGAGGATGATTTAGAAGATGAATATTCCAAAATCTATGAGGTAACAAAATGA
- a CDS encoding ABC transporter permease subunit has translation MTQLFKYELKKFIYNKKNIVVVLATLLFLGMFIAYNDYQDQQYPNKMYTEMTNASVYSSKMVKNIETSMKYMEEGTKKEEFKQQKKFWDNLSTSSLILSSGYMKKDYKNEEFVKEQIEWYHLVLDGRKKNYDLDPINRLTIRTIKEQIQKDQYIVDNHIEIMNSPYSCNSLNLFNLLFSDYVGLFIAFPFLLLVFDIVAIEFENSSYKSLYTSNYSRSTILISKTIFIGLLIIAYIAMISSVFFISGIKFGFGNIIYPYAVYPEIYPFYQAVFLMLAIFVMALMSLSAITIFISSWTFSSSVTLVTILSCYMMVIVFQQILDYRWLYPYIPLCYPFNKDIIQYHGTIQSIIIGLAVSFVFIEISIRSLKRKDITV, from the coding sequence ATGACGCAGCTATTTAAATATGAATTAAAAAAGTTTATTTATAACAAAAAAAATATTGTTGTGGTGCTTGCTACTTTACTATTTCTCGGTATGTTCATTGCATATAATGATTACCAAGATCAGCAATACCCAAATAAAATGTACACTGAAATGACAAATGCAAGTGTATATTCTTCCAAAATGGTTAAGAATATAGAAACTTCAATGAAATATATGGAGGAAGGAACGAAAAAAGAAGAGTTTAAACAACAAAAAAAATTTTGGGATAATCTATCTACATCCTCTCTGATTTTATCATCAGGATACATGAAAAAAGACTACAAAAATGAAGAGTTTGTTAAGGAACAAATCGAATGGTATCATCTGGTTTTAGATGGAAGAAAGAAAAATTATGATTTAGATCCAATTAATAGATTAACAATCAGGACGATAAAAGAGCAAATACAGAAAGACCAATACATTGTGGATAATCATATAGAAATAATGAATAGTCCATATTCATGTAATTCATTAAATCTATTTAATCTTTTATTTTCTGATTATGTTGGACTATTCATAGCTTTTCCATTTCTCTTATTAGTTTTTGACATAGTAGCAATAGAATTTGAAAATAGTAGCTATAAATCACTATATACTTCAAATTATTCACGTTCAACTATCCTAATTTCTAAAACTATTTTTATTGGTTTATTAATCATAGCATATATTGCAATGATTAGTAGTGTCTTTTTCATATCCGGCATTAAATTTGGATTTGGAAACATTATTTATCCATATGCCGTTTATCCAGAAATTTATCCTTTCTATCAAGCTGTATTTCTTATGTTAGCTATATTTGTTATGGCACTGATGTCATTATCTGCAATAACAATCTTCATATCATCTTGGACTTTCTCTTCTTCTGTAACGTTAGTTACTATATTATCATGTTATATGATGGTAATTGTCTTTCAACAAATATTAGATTATCGCTGGTTATATCCATATATTCCACTTTGTTATCCATTCAATAAAGATATCATCCAGTATCATGGAACAATACAAAGTATTATAATAGGATTAGCCGTGTCATTTGTGTTCATAGAAATAAGTATAAGATCCTTAAAAAGGAAAGATATTACTGTATAA
- a CDS encoding AAA family ATPase: MDKQEFQRLSAEMLYQLELDTLIANEKYPIPQGWKMSPRSVFTYICGGKSGGMKITPKYIGNDRLVEIAIATLVTDRALLLIGEPGTAKSWLSEHLCAAINGDSTKVIQGTAGTSEEAIRYSWNYAMLIAKGPSEEALVKSPLLHAMETGSIVRFEEISRCASEVQDALISILSEKRVSIPELNMEIPAKKGFSVIATANTRDKGVNEMSAALKRRFNIVVLPAPKDLKTEMEIVEQRVSQLSESLGLMAKVPDQDIIERVVTIFRELRNGTTLDGKHKVKTTSGVLSAAEAISLLANSMALAASFGDGKIRAQDVAAGLQGAIVKDESKDALAWKEYLENILKKKGISYYELYHACMELNK, from the coding sequence ATGGATAAACAAGAATTTCAACGCCTGAGCGCAGAGATGCTTTACCAATTAGAATTAGATACTTTAATCGCCAATGAAAAATACCCTATTCCACAAGGATGGAAGATGTCACCACGTTCTGTATTCACGTATATATGTGGTGGAAAAAGCGGTGGTATGAAAATCACGCCAAAATATATTGGTAATGATCGCTTAGTAGAAATTGCGATTGCGACTCTGGTCACTGATCGTGCTTTATTGTTGATTGGAGAACCTGGTACTGCCAAATCATGGCTGAGTGAACATTTATGTGCTGCCATCAATGGTGATTCTACCAAAGTTATTCAGGGTACTGCTGGTACCAGTGAGGAAGCTATCCGTTATTCATGGAACTATGCCATGTTAATTGCGAAAGGTCCAAGTGAGGAAGCATTAGTAAAAAGTCCTTTATTACATGCAATGGAAACTGGTAGTATTGTGCGTTTTGAAGAAATCAGCCGTTGTGCCAGTGAGGTACAAGATGCATTAATCTCAATCTTATCTGAAAAACGTGTATCTATCCCGGAATTAAATATGGAAATCCCAGCAAAAAAAGGATTCTCCGTAATTGCCACTGCCAATACTAGAGATAAAGGTGTTAATGAGATGTCCGCTGCATTAAAACGTCGTTTTAATATCGTTGTCTTACCAGCGCCAAAAGATTTAAAAACAGAAATGGAAATCGTTGAACAGCGTGTTTCTCAATTATCTGAATCGTTAGGTCTTATGGCAAAAGTACCTGATCAGGATATCATTGAACGTGTTGTTACAATCTTTCGTGAACTTAGAAATGGTACTACTTTAGATGGAAAGCATAAAGTAAAAACAACCTCCGGTGTACTGTCTGCCGCAGAAGCAATTTCACTTTTAGCAAACAGTATGGCACTTGCCGCAAGCTTTGGTGATGGGAAAATACGCGCACAAGATGTTGCCGCAGGACTTCAGGGTGCTATCGTCAAGGATGAATCCAAAGATGCCCTAGCATGGAAAGAATACCTGGAAAATATATTAAAGAAAAAAGGAATATCCTATTATGAACTCTATCATGCATGTATGGAGTTAAATAAATAA
- a CDS encoding VWA domain-containing protein: MEQNKELTRWRMILGEDTQQDFESMQEGFSLTDRDIMMDTALAAIYGGEGSQNQMGGAGKGASSPHITKWMKDVRTLFDPELVKVIQQDAIERKGWKQLLMEPELLEQLEPDIEMASMLLTLKDMIPSKSKDQARAYIQKIVDIINNQISSDLKRSVHAALQKKEHSPLPSAAAIDFPYTIRKNLKHYSSDLQTIIPERVYFFDRKQKSNHWHVILDIDQSGSMSSSIMYSSVTACILASMNAVKTNVVAFDTTIMDLSDLCNDPVDLLYGFQLGGGTDIHKSVKYCEQLIEEPDKTIFFLISDLEEGGNHAGLLHRLQDIKDSGVLVVCLLAIQDGGKPYYSQDMAQKIANLGIPCFACAPEKLPELLHAVLQKQDLSQFMKN, encoded by the coding sequence ATGGAACAAAATAAAGAACTAACCCGCTGGAGAATGATTCTTGGCGAAGATACCCAGCAAGATTTTGAAAGTATGCAGGAAGGCTTTTCTTTAACTGATCGTGATATTATGATGGATACAGCACTTGCGGCAATCTATGGTGGAGAAGGAAGCCAAAATCAAATGGGTGGTGCTGGAAAAGGTGCCAGCAGTCCGCACATCACAAAATGGATGAAGGATGTCCGTACCCTCTTTGATCCAGAGCTTGTGAAAGTTATCCAACAGGATGCCATTGAACGTAAAGGCTGGAAACAATTATTAATGGAACCAGAATTGCTTGAACAATTAGAGCCGGATATCGAAATGGCAAGTATGCTGTTAACACTAAAAGATATGATTCCATCCAAATCCAAAGATCAGGCAAGAGCATATATCCAGAAAATTGTGGATATCATAAACAATCAGATCTCCTCAGACTTAAAACGCAGTGTACACGCAGCCCTTCAGAAAAAAGAGCATTCTCCTTTACCAAGTGCTGCTGCCATCGACTTTCCCTATACAATACGAAAGAACCTAAAACACTATTCCAGTGATCTACAAACCATTATCCCTGAACGTGTCTACTTCTTTGATCGTAAACAAAAAAGCAATCACTGGCATGTTATTCTGGATATTGACCAAAGTGGTTCTATGTCCAGTTCAATCATGTATTCTTCTGTGACTGCCTGTATTCTTGCGAGTATGAATGCTGTAAAAACAAACGTTGTTGCCTTTGATACAACCATTATGGATCTCAGTGACTTATGTAATGATCCAGTTGATTTATTATATGGCTTTCAATTAGGTGGTGGTACTGATATTCATAAATCCGTGAAGTATTGTGAACAGCTGATCGAAGAACCAGATAAGACGATTTTCTTCTTAATTTCCGATCTTGAAGAAGGTGGCAATCATGCAGGATTATTACATCGTCTGCAGGATATAAAAGACTCTGGTGTTCTGGTTGTATGTTTACTGGCCATTCAGGATGGTGGAAAACCATACTATAGTCAAGATATGGCGCAAAAAATTGCCAATCTTGGCATCCCATGTTTCGCCTGTGCACCAGAAAAACTGCCAGAACTATTACATGCAGTTTTACAGAAGCAGGACTTATCCCAATTTATGAAAAATTAG